Proteins co-encoded in one Acidovorax sp. 69 genomic window:
- a CDS encoding histidine triad nucleotide-binding protein, whose product MHDPNCLFCKIIAGQIPSKKVYEDEEIFAFHDIHPWAPVHFLMVPKLHIPSMAQVTAEHAGMLGRMMALAPKLALEEGCNPYPEGGFRVVVNTGFEGGQEIHHLHVHVMGGPRPWLKG is encoded by the coding sequence ATGCACGATCCGAACTGCCTTTTCTGCAAAATCATCGCGGGCCAGATTCCTTCGAAGAAGGTCTACGAAGACGAAGAAATTTTTGCCTTTCACGACATCCATCCTTGGGCGCCGGTGCACTTTTTGATGGTTCCCAAACTGCATATCCCTTCGATGGCACAGGTCACCGCAGAACATGCGGGCATGCTCGGGCGCATGATGGCGCTGGCGCCGAAGCTGGCTCTGGAGGAGGGTTGCAACCCGTACCCGGAGGGTGGCTTTCGCGTCGTGGTAAACACGGGGTTTGAAGGTGGCCAGGAAATCCACCACCTGCATGTCCATGTGATGGGTG
- a CDS encoding patatin-like phospholipase family protein, with product MSEPRAHAPARPRLNLALQGGGSHGALTWGVLDALLEDGRWQLDGVSGTSAGAMNAVALAHGFAQAAQAHKDPEEAHHVGCVLARESLKRLWEGVGSLGSLTWGTPLSAANPLVGMMSQWFSPYQTNPMGLNPLRKLLEREVDFSLLCSARTGVVGPKVFVCATNVRTGRGEIFSGPRLSADAVMASACLPMMFKAVEIEGEAYWDGGYSGNPALHPLIYQTETSDILLVQINPIEHLEVPNTAAEIMERMNEVTFNASLLAELRAIEFVRRLLAEGKLDARRYKSVRMHRIDGGSVLAPFGADSKMRADLSFVRKLFALGRAAGLEWLQAHHKDVGVRPTIKIADNA from the coding sequence ATGTCTGAGCCAAGGGCTCATGCGCCAGCCCGCCCGCGCCTGAATCTGGCGCTACAGGGCGGCGGCTCGCACGGTGCGCTCACCTGGGGTGTGCTGGACGCATTGCTGGAAGATGGGCGGTGGCAACTGGACGGTGTGAGTGGCACCAGTGCTGGCGCCATGAATGCCGTGGCCCTTGCGCATGGCTTTGCCCAGGCAGCCCAGGCCCACAAAGACCCCGAGGAAGCCCACCATGTGGGCTGCGTGCTGGCCCGAGAGTCGCTGAAGCGGCTGTGGGAAGGGGTTGGCTCTTTGGGTAGCCTTACCTGGGGCACGCCGCTATCGGCTGCCAACCCGCTGGTGGGCATGATGTCCCAATGGTTCTCGCCCTACCAGACCAATCCCATGGGGCTCAATCCCTTGCGCAAGTTGCTGGAGCGCGAGGTGGATTTCAGCCTGCTGTGTTCCGCGCGCACCGGCGTGGTGGGGCCCAAGGTTTTTGTCTGTGCTACCAACGTGCGCACCGGCCGGGGTGAAATCTTTTCGGGCCCCCGCTTGAGTGCGGATGCCGTGATGGCCTCTGCCTGCTTGCCGATGATGTTCAAGGCGGTCGAGATCGAAGGGGAGGCCTATTGGGATGGTGGCTATTCGGGCAATCCGGCGCTTCATCCCCTGATCTACCAGACCGAAACCTCGGACATCCTGCTGGTGCAGATCAACCCCATCGAGCATCTGGAAGTGCCCAACACCGCCGCCGAGATCATGGAACGCATGAACGAGGTCACCTTCAACGCCAGCCTGCTGGCAGAACTGCGCGCCATCGAATTTGTGCGACGGCTGCTGGCCGAAGGCAAACTGGATGCCCGCCGCTACAAAAGCGTGCGCATGCACCGCATTGATGGTGGTTCGGTGCTGGCGCCGTTCGGTGCGGACAGCAAGATGCGCGCTGACCTGTCTTTTGTGCGCAAGCTCTTCGCCCTGGGTCGTGCGGCCGGGCTGGAGTGGCTGCAGGCGCACCACAAGGACGTGGGCGTGCGGCCCACCATCAAGATCGCTGACAATGCGTGA
- a CDS encoding phosphoribosyl-ATP diphosphatase, with the protein MSSNDSLGRLAAVIESRKPANGGDPEKSYVSRLLHKGPDTFLKKIGEEATEVVMAAKDVDHGADKSKLVYEVADLWFHSMVALAHYGLTPADVLSELERREGTSGIEEKALRKVVARAAEEGSS; encoded by the coding sequence ATGAGTTCCAATGATTCCCTCGGGCGCCTGGCCGCCGTCATCGAAAGCCGCAAGCCCGCCAATGGCGGCGACCCCGAAAAAAGCTATGTGTCGCGCCTGCTGCACAAGGGGCCGGACACGTTTCTGAAGAAGATTGGCGAAGAGGCCACCGAAGTGGTCATGGCGGCCAAGGACGTGGACCATGGCGCCGACAAGTCCAAACTGGTCTACGAAGTGGCGGACCTGTGGTTTCACTCCATGGTGGCGCTGGCCCATTACGGCCTGACGCCAGCCGACGTGTTGTCCGAACTGGAGCGCCGCGAGGGCACCAGCGGCATTGAGGAAAAAGCCCTGCGCAAGGTGGTTGCGCGTGCTGCCGAGGAGGGTTCGTCATGA
- the hisI gene encoding phosphoribosyl-AMP cyclohydrolase — protein sequence MNWLNEVKWDAQGLVPVIAQEQGTGDVLMFAWMNREALQKTAELGRAVFFSRSRKKLWFKGEESGHVQTVHEIRLDCDNDVVLLKVTQLGHEPGIACHTGRHSCFFSVLKDGAWKAIDPVLKDPESIYK from the coding sequence ATGAACTGGCTCAATGAAGTGAAATGGGATGCGCAGGGCCTGGTGCCCGTGATTGCGCAAGAGCAGGGCACGGGCGACGTGCTGATGTTTGCGTGGATGAACCGCGAGGCCCTGCAGAAAACGGCGGAGCTCGGTCGTGCCGTGTTTTTCAGCCGGTCGCGCAAGAAGCTGTGGTTCAAAGGCGAAGAGTCCGGCCACGTGCAGACCGTGCACGAGATTCGCCTCGATTGCGACAACGATGTGGTGCTGCTCAAGGTCACGCAGCTGGGCCATGAGCCCGGCATCGCCTGCCACACGGGCCGTCATAGCTGCTTCTTCAGCGTGCTCAAGGACGGCGCATGGAAGGCTATCGATCCGGTCTTGAAAGACCCCGAGTCCATCTACAAGTAA
- the hisF gene encoding imidazole glycerol phosphate synthase subunit HisF, with product MLAKRIIPCLDVTGGRVVKGVNFVELRDAGDPVEIAARYNAQGADELTFLDITATSDGRDLILHIIEAVASQVFIPLTVGGGVRTVEDVRRLLNAGADKTSFNSAAIANPEVINAVSAKYGAQCIVVAIDAKRRSAEDAQRIGANGQPVGAGWDVYSHGGRKNTGLDAVAWATEMAQRGAGEILLTSMDRDGTKAGFDLTLTRAVSDAVSVPVIASGGVGNLDHLADGVQQGGADAVLAASIFHYGEYTVGQAKKRMAERGIPVRM from the coding sequence ATGCTCGCCAAACGCATCATTCCCTGCCTCGACGTCACCGGAGGCCGTGTGGTCAAGGGTGTCAACTTTGTCGAACTGCGCGACGCGGGCGACCCCGTCGAGATCGCCGCGCGCTACAACGCGCAAGGCGCTGACGAACTCACCTTCCTTGACATCACCGCCACCAGCGATGGGCGCGATCTGATCCTGCACATCATCGAAGCCGTGGCCAGCCAGGTGTTCATCCCCCTCACCGTGGGTGGCGGCGTGCGCACCGTGGAAGACGTGCGCAGGCTGCTCAATGCGGGTGCGGACAAGACCAGCTTCAACTCGGCCGCTATCGCCAACCCCGAGGTGATCAACGCCGTGTCGGCCAAGTACGGCGCGCAGTGCATTGTGGTGGCCATCGACGCCAAGCGCCGCTCGGCCGAGGACGCCCAGCGCATCGGTGCGAACGGCCAGCCCGTGGGCGCCGGCTGGGATGTTTACAGCCACGGCGGGCGCAAAAACACCGGTCTGGATGCCGTGGCCTGGGCCACCGAGATGGCGCAGCGCGGCGCGGGCGAAATCCTGCTGACCAGCATGGACCGTGACGGCACCAAGGCGGGCTTTGACCTGACGCTCACGCGCGCCGTGAGCGACGCGGTGAGTGTGCCCGTGATTGCCTCTGGCGGTGTGGGCAACCTTGACCATCTGGCCGATGGTGTGCAGCAGGGCGGCGCCGACGCAGTGCTGGCCGCCAGCATCTTTCACTACGGTGAGTACACCGTGGGCCAGGCCAAGAAGCGCATGGCCGAGCGGGGCATCCCCGTGCGGATGTGA
- the hisA gene encoding 1-(5-phosphoribosyl)-5-[(5-phosphoribosylamino)methylideneamino]imidazole-4-carboxamide isomerase, translating to MLLIPAIDLKDGHCVRLKQGDMDQSTTFGEDPAAMARKWVDAGARRLHLVDLNGAFAGVPKNYTAIKSILQEVGRDIPVQLGGGIRDLDTIEKYIDGGLRYVIIGTAAVKNPGFLKDACSAFGGHIIVGLDAKDGKVATDGWSKLTGHEVVDLAKKFEDWGVESIIYTDIGRDGMLSGINIDATVKLAQALSIPVIASGGLGSMADIEQLCAVESEGVEGVICGRAIYSGDLDFAAAQARADALNG from the coding sequence ATGCTGCTCATCCCCGCCATCGACCTCAAGGACGGCCACTGCGTTCGCCTCAAACAAGGCGATATGGACCAATCCACCACCTTCGGTGAAGACCCTGCCGCCATGGCGCGCAAGTGGGTGGATGCCGGCGCCCGCCGCCTGCATCTGGTGGACCTGAACGGCGCCTTTGCCGGCGTGCCCAAGAACTACACCGCCATCAAGTCCATCCTCCAAGAGGTGGGCCGCGATATTCCGGTGCAGCTCGGTGGCGGCATCCGCGACCTGGACACCATCGAGAAATACATCGACGGCGGGCTGCGCTACGTCATCATCGGTACGGCGGCAGTCAAGAACCCCGGCTTCCTGAAGGACGCCTGCAGTGCTTTCGGTGGCCACATCATCGTGGGCCTCGACGCCAAGGACGGCAAGGTCGCCACGGACGGCTGGAGCAAGCTCACGGGCCACGAAGTGGTGGACCTGGCCAAGAAGTTCGAGGACTGGGGCGTCGAATCCATCATCTACACCGACATCGGCCGCGACGGCATGCTCTCGGGCATCAACATCGACGCCACGGTGAAGCTGGCGCAGGCCCTGTCCATCCCGGTCATTGCTTCGGGCGGACTGGGCAGCATGGCCGACATCGAGCAACTGTGCGCGGTCGAGAGCGAAGGCGTTGAAGGCGTGATCTGCGGCCGCGCGATTTACAGCGGCGACCTCGACTTTGCCGCCGCGCAGGCCCGTGCCGACGCGCTGAACGGCTAA